A section of the Malania oleifera isolate guangnan ecotype guangnan chromosome 2, ASM2987363v1, whole genome shotgun sequence genome encodes:
- the LOC131149038 gene encoding uncharacterized protein LOC131149038, whose amino-acid sequence MKFTDSPVIDLPVRNARLSLHQDNASMHVGTSVWPTSLVLVKFVERWLPLPCAAPTLHPNPNPNPYASLLSFAQKRAIEIGAGCGAAGMGLFLLGLNDVALTDIAPVMPALKHNLKRNKQVLGKTLKTHVLYWNNLDQIRALKPPFDLVIATDVVYIEEAVPPLVAAMESLVADSGAVLLGYQLRSPEAHRLFWELCGTAFAIEKVPHEHLHPEYAYEETDVYILRKKKEEGVIG is encoded by the coding sequence ATGAAGTTCACTGACTCTCCCGTAATAGACCTGCCGGTGCGCAATGCGCGCCTGTCACTCCACCAAGACAACGCCTCAATGCACGTGGGCACCAGTGTCTGGCCTACCTCTCTCGTCCTCGTCAAGTTCGTCGAACGGTGGCTCCCGCTACCGTGCGCCGCCCCCACCCTCCACCCCAACCCCAACCCCAACCCCTACGCATCCCTCCTCTCTTTCGCCCAGAAGCGCGCCATCGAGATCGGCGCCGGTTGCGGCGCCGCCGGTATGGGCCTTTTCCTCCTCGGCCTCAACGACGTAGCGCTAACCGACATCGCCCCCGTTATGCCAGCCCTCAAACACAACCTCAAGCGCAACAAACAAGTCCTCggcaaaaccctaaaaactcacGTCTTGTACTGGAACAACCTCGACCAGATCAGGGCCCTCAAACCGCCGTTTGACCTTGTCATCGCCACCGACGTTGTATACATCGAGGAGGCGGTGCCGCCGCTCGTGGCGGCGATGGAGTCGCTTGTGGCGGACTCTGGCGCTGTGCTGCTTGGGTATCAGTTACGGTCTCCGGAGGCGCACCGGCTGTTTTGGGAATTGTGCGGAACTGCTTTTGCCATCGAGAAAGTGCCGCACGAGCATTTGCATCCAGAGTATGCGTACGAGGAAACTGACGTGTATATActgaggaagaagaaggaagaaggagtaATTGGGTAA